The region TGTGGTGGATATGCTTCTGCCCATTGTGTTCCTAATCTTCTTCTCCATCGCCGCCATGCTTCACACCGGCGGGTTCTTCGTGCCCGGCGGCAAGTCCTACATGAACTTCGGCAACGCCTTCGGCAGCTGCGAGACCTCGAAATCCCTGGTTTGGGGAGGCTTCGGCGCGCTGGCGGTGGCCCTCGTCATGTTCGTGCCCCGCAAGCTCATGACCTTCAGGGAGTTTATGAACGGCGTCACCAAGGGCTTTAAGACCATGATCCCGGCCTGCTGTATCCTGTTTCTGGCCTGGACCATCGGCTCCGTGTGCCGCGACATCCTGCAGACGCCGGAATTTGTCAGCGACTGCCTGGCCAAGGCCAGCTTTCCCATCTTCCTGCTGCCGGCCATCGTGTTCGTGATCGCAGCGTTTTTGAGCTTCTCCACAGGCACGGCCTGGGGTACCTTCAGCATCCTAATTCCGATCATCGCGCCTGTGGCTTACGCTCTGGCCCAGCAGCTGTTGACCGTATCCCTGTCCGCCACCCTGGCGGGCAGCGTGTTCGGCGACAACTGCTCCCCCATCTCGGACACCACGATCCTTTCCAGCGCCGGGACGGAATGCAACCATATCGAACACGTGACCACCCAGCTGCCCTACGCCCTGACCGTGGCGGGCTGCTGTTTCGTGGGCTACATTGTGGCGGGCCTCAGCGGCTCCAACGTGGTCCTGACACTGTCTGTCTCCTTCGCCTGCCTGGTGATCGCCATCAAGTTCCTCCACAGCTACTACGGGAGGAAAACAGCCGGTAGATCCGGGCAGCGCGGGTGACGGCACATTTCCACTGCAACTGACAATTCAATATTTGGGAGGGTTACTATGAACAACAAAAAGTATTTTATGGGCATCGATACCGGCACCAACTCCAGCAAGGGCGTCATCATCGACCAGGAATGCAACATCATCGCCACGGCCAGCGCCGAGCACGCCATGACCAACCCCAGACCCGGTCACTATGAGCACGACGCCGACGAGGACTGGTGGGGCGACTTCTGCCGGATCAGCAACAAGCTGATCGCAGACAGCGGGGTGAACCCCGAGGACATTCTGGCGGTGGGCGCCAGTGCCCTGGGAGCCGACTGCCTGCCCGTGGACGAGGAGTGCCGTCCCCTGCGCAAGGCCATTCTCTACGGCATCGATTCCCGCGCCACCAAGGAGATGGCGGATCTGACCGAGCTCTACGGCGAGGAGCAGATCAAAAAGTGGTACGGACGTCCCCTGTGCTCCTCCGACGTCATGCCCAAAATTCTCTGGATCAAGAACAATGAGCCGGAGGTCTACGCCAAGGCCCACAAATTCATCACCGCCTCCACCTTCATCACCGCCAAGCTCACCGGCGAGTACGTGGTGGACCGTTTCCTGGGCCTGGCCAGCTTTAACCCGCTGTACAACAGCGACGGCACGCCCAATCCAGAGCTGTGCAAACCCATCTGCCGCCCTGACCAGCTGTCCGCCATCAAGGAGGCCAACGATATCGCCGGCACCGTGACCGCCAAGGCTGCGGCCGAGACCGGCCTCAAGGAGGGCACTCCGGTGAGCACCGGCACCGACGACTCCGGCGCCGAGGCCATCAGCATCGGCGTTGTGGCCCCGGGCAAGATGATGATCCAGTTCGGCTCCTCCATCTATATGATCCTGGGCACTAAGGAGCTGGTGGATGACGACCGCCTGTGGCGGGAGGAGTTCATCGTTCCCGGTCTGTGCGATATCTCCGCCGGAACCAACGCCGCCGGCTCCCTGACCAAGTGGTACCGCGATAACCTGTTCCCGGATGCCGTTGCCGCCGAGAAGAGCGGCGGGCCGGATGCCTACCAGACCATGATGGAGGGCGTGGACCAGATCGCCCCCGGCAGCGACGGCCTGATCACCCTGCCCTACTTTGCCGGTGAGCGCACCCCCATCAACGATCCTCTGGCTTGCGGCTGCCTGCTGGGCCTGACCCTGGCCCACACCCGCGCCCATCTCTACCGCAGCGCCCTGGAATCCGTAGCCTACTCGGTGAACCAGCAGATCCGCATCATGGAAGCCCACGACAACGCGGACATCGACCAGATCTTCGCCGTGGGCGGCGGCGTGCAGAATCCCCAGTGGATGCAGATCGTGGCCGACGTGACCGGCAAAGAAATCAACACGCCCTTAGTCACCATCGGAGCCAGCTTTGGCGACGCCATGATGGCGGCCACGGCCGTGAAATACCCCGAGTTCGAGGACTTTGCCGCTCTGACCAAGTTCATCAAGCCCGGCTGCACCTTCCATCCCAACCCCGAGGCCCACGAGCAATACAAGGCCTTCCAGGAAGTGTACGACAAGCTGTACCCGACCACGGCGGAGCTCATGCACGCTCTGGCCAAACAGTAAATCAGCAGACAAAGAACAGGCGGCCTGCCCATATGGGCAATGATATGATTCCCCTTAAGTAGACAAGGCAAATAACCAAAATCTACTTAAGGGGGATTATGTTGAAAGAAAGTATTCACCTGAAGAAAAATCAATATAGTCAAGGAATACTTGTCCGGAGTTTCTTCTTTTCGCGATATTGGTGCCCGATTAGGATATACATCGAAAAAGGGATATCCTGGATGCTTTGAAAGTTGGGTTGCTCTGTATCGGGTTGACAGCGAATCTGCTTTTTACAAGTTGGCCGGAAACCGTTCTTATACCAAAGAATTCAAAATGATGGTTGTTGAAGAGTATCTTCATGGAAGCGGCTCGTTAGTTGATTTGTGTATAAAATATCATATATCAAGTGACAGTATCCTCAGGAGGTGGATTTCATTGTATAATGCCTATAGAAAACTAATGGATTACAATCCGAAGCGGGAGGTCTATATGGCAGAAGCAAGACGCAAAACATCTATCCTCTTATAGTCAATTGTATTCCTGGGTAAAGAAATATGATGCTACAGGTGAAGATGGTCTTACAGACAAACGTGGTCGACACAAAACCGAAGATGAAGTTGATGAATTAGAACGTTTACGGAGAGAGAATCTTCGCCTCAAACGCCAACTTGAGGAAAAAGATATGGTGGTTGAACTGTTAAAAAAAGTGAAAGAATTCGAAGGGATGTGAGGCTCGGAAAGCAACGTCATGAATCAAAGTATCTTGCGATTGAATACTTTTATGCTAACAACAACTGGAGTATTAACTGGATGTGTAAACAGTTGGGAATCGCAAGAGCTGCGTATTATAGGTGGAAGCATAGAATTGTGCCGTAGCAAGAACAGGTAAACCAGGAAATCGCAGAACGAATCAAAGAGTATGATGAAAGATTTTCTCAAATCTTGGGTTAGTGTAAAAAAGTTTGTGTCTTTGGAAAAAAATACCTCTTTTTTGGTAAGAATCAAGATATGAAAATTCTTATCAAAAAGGAGTATTTTTTATGCCAGCAACAATGAGCAGATTCGATAGATTATTGCAGATAACAACTTAAGCAGTGTGGCTGACGTCTACAGCCTTCTAAGGGACAGTTTCAAGGTAAGCGCTTAATTTAAGGGTGTAGACACAAAAAACCCGAGGTGGTTAACCCCGGAATAATCCATACATTAACATTTGAATAAATGGTTACCTGCATGTTTTCTGAACACTGTCCGACCATGGTGCGTTTTTTTCAATCTCCCCAGGAGGTCTTATAGGTTGGCCGCTGTTCCAGAATGTACTTCATATATTTATACGGATCCAGACCGTGGAGCTTCGCCATCTCTGCGATAGTATAAATTCCCATGCTTGCCTCAGCGCCATCCATCGTGTCGGAGAAGATCCAGTTCTTCCGGCCCGCCACTACCGAACGGATGGAATTCCCGCTCATGTTGTTGGAAAGGCTGCACCTCCCGTCCTCCAGGTATGTCATGAGAATTGGACTTATGTCAATACTTTGGACACAAAAAGTTGAAAGTTTATTCTGCCTTTTTTAATTCTTCATCCTCCTTCTGCTGTGGTGTCATATAGCCGATGGCACTATGGATTCTCTTACGGTTATACCAGCCCTCTATGTACTCAAAGATTGCCCTCCGGGCTTCTCTGAAATCCTGATATGTGTGGAGATAGATATCTTCCTTTTTCATTACGGAATGGACGGATTCTATGCGGGCATTATCATAGGGACTCCCTTTACGGCTGAATGAATGGAGTATCCCATGGCGACTCAGGTACCTTTCAAATGTCTGGCTCGTGTACTGGCTTCCCAGATCACTGTGAAGAATAATTCCCTGTGTATCTTTGACATTCAGGCAGGCACTCTTTACCGCCTCAACTGCCAGCTCCGCCGTCATGGATATGCCATAGGCATACCCGATAATCTTGCGGCTGCACAAGTCCATCACGGAAGCCAGATAAGTCCATCCCTCTTTCTGCACATGGATGTAGGTAATATCAGTACACCATTTCTGATGGATGGTTTTTGCCTCAAAATCACGTTTCAGGAGATTTACTTTATCATTTGGGACGGCTCCGTGGTTTGCATGGTGGTTATTTTTTTTACCACGACAGACCTTAGCCCCTGTTTGGCCATATGCCTTTGGACACGCTTTACACTATATGGTGTCCCGTTGTCATTGAGGGTGCGGCAGATCTTGACAGCGCCGTATCTTTGCCTGGAATCATCATAAACCTGTTTCACCTTCCTGCCGAATTCCTTATATTCCTTCTGCCGGTTTGAGGGTACACAAACCAGAGCTTTGTAATAGGTACTCCTTGGGAATTTCAGGGCACTGCAAAGCTGGGATACCATGTAATGGTTTAGATGGTTCTGGATAAAAGTCACAATTTCGGTTATTGTTCTTTTGCGAATATGGCGGTCGCTTTTTTAATATTTCATTCTCGATCTTAAGGCGCTGGATTTCTTTCTGGAGGGCCTTATACTCCTTGAGGGTAACTGTTTCCTCCTCCGATACCTTGATGGGAGAAAGCTGCTTAAGCCAGTTACTGAGTGTACTCCGATTTACGCCATATTCACGTTCCAGTTGGGGATACGAGGTTCCTCCGGCATTATACAGATCCACAATCTGCTGTTTGAATTCCGGAATGTAAGATTTTTGGTTTTTCGCCATGTTGAACATCTCCTTTGCTCTTTCACTTGATAGTATAGGTGGTTCAACTTTTCTTGTCCACACTTATATACTAACACCACCATCAAATATATCCGCAGATACCTGGAAAGACCTATCATTGCCATTTCTAGGATTGATGCCTATAATGGAGATACTGTAACCTTCTATTCCAATATTTTGAATCCAGCACTCTCAGACACTCGGAGTGCGACACTTTTAACTTTCAAAGGTCAGGGTTAAAAAGAGTTGCATACATAGAAAGAGCTCCCCCATGGAGCCATAAGTAGAATTTTCCTCGATTGTTGGGGCAGCAGAATGTGAATGCTTTCCCCGCGGAAATGACCTTTACTTTTTCTACCAAGTGACCGGAATTGCTGGAATATCACCCATTTCTATGGTATTCTGAAAAGGTGAATCCCTGATACAAGGAAATCTGGTTCTGGTTACTGTCGGTTCGGCGGAACATCCCATGCTGACGGAACACTATATTGAATGGGTACTACAGACCAAACGGGGAAATCAGTAAATGAAAGAGGGAAGACTTCTTTAAGCCTTCCCTTCTTAGACTGTAGACACTGAACTACAGTGTCTCCTTCCTTAACTGCAGACAGTCCCTCTGGCTTATCGCCTTCAAAACTAAGTGCATACTCCACTCCATCCTTATCAGTAACAACAAACATAAAATCCTTAATATCGCTGATTTTTCCTGTTATTGTAGATTCTTCCTCTGTCGTGATATCATTTTCAGATGATGGAACATCATATATATCATCCATTTTCTGAGAATTAACCATCTGTGAGGGTTCTATAGAAGGAGCTACTCTTTCCTGCCCAGAACACCCTGTAGCCAACATTAAAAGTGGCGGCTTTTAAATATGCTCCAAATTGTGGTCCAATTACTCTCGCTGCGTGCTCATCTATGACTGTTGGCTCCTGGTAGTACAAATCTTCTACTTACATACCTTCATAGATAGAACAATGTTCTTCAGAGCCTTCACGATTTTCTTGTTTTGGTTTAGTCTCTTCCAACACCTTTATTTTCATTTCATGACGTTTTTCACTGTTAAGTAAGTAGTATCAAAAAATGTCCTTTGGCAGTTTCGGAAACTCTTTGCGGTAGAAAATCAATCATATAATATGGCTTTTTAAGTATGTCATCATTCTTTTTGAACATATCCTGCATTTATTTATCTCCTAAAGTTCCGATTGAACAAAATCGCTACGCGATGGCCTGCCAAGGCTGTGGCGCAGTTTTTACGTTCCTCTAAATAAAAAGCAGTGGAAAAATCTTCCGCAATACGGTATTGTTAAGTTACCACACAAAACAACCAAATACGGAAACCTCCACTGCCTATGATTACAATAGCATTTTTTGGTGTCTTCCGCAAGCGGAATTATGATGCCAATGCCCCTCCTGACAGGCAGCTGCCACGATCAACGCTGCTTATTTCAGGAGGTTTTATTATGTACGATGATATTTTTGAATCTATCCGCTATGAAGCGGAAAAACGGAACCTGCGGGAAAGTACAATAAACTTGTACTGTGCCAATGTCAATTACTTTCTCCGCTGTATTGGGAAAACCGCCTCTGAGCTTACACTTGACGATGCGGAAAGTTTCCTCTCTGCCAAACGTTTGGAAGGCAGGTCTCCCGAAACTCACAACCACTATCGGTCAGCAATTAAGTTCTTCTACAAAAAAGTGCTCTGGATCCTTTGGGATGATGACATAGTTCCTGCCATGAAAAGGGAACGGAACCTTCCCGCCGTCCTGAGCCGTAATGAGATAAACGCGATCATTGAGGCCACCCAAAACCTGAAGCATAAAGCTATCATTGCGACGATGTACTCTTCCGGATTACGCGTCTCAGAGGCTGTCCATCTCCATTACGATGACATTTCCCGTACCAACATGACCATCCATGTCCGTGAAACCAAAGGCAGGATCGACAGGTATACCATCCTCTCCCGGAAGAATCTTGACCTTCTTACCGAGTATTGGTACAAATGCGGCCGGCCCAGGGGGATACTTTTCCCAAGCTCCTGGACTGGTGGATACCTGGATATAACCAGTGTGAACCAGTTCTTTAAAAAAAGCGCCAGGCTTGCCGGTATTACCCGCCGTGTCTCTTCCCATGCGTGCCGACACAGTTTTGCCAGCCACCTGTTTGAAAGCGGGACCGATATCAAATATATCCAGTCCCTTCTCGGGCATGTGGATCCCCGCTCTACCGATGTCTACCTCCATGTAAGCAACAAGACCCTCCTCGGCATCCGCAGCCCGTTCGATGGTCCGCAAGGCGGTGAGGAATGAACACTGACTGCACAATCCAGGATGTTTTTAACCGTTTTTATCCTTCCTATGCATCCTCCCATGATGTTTCCCCTGCCCAGAGAAAGGCGGCTTACCACATCATGAACTGCAAGACCGGTGCTTTTGGCGTAAATGTGAGCGTCTGTGAGGATTGCGGCTGTATTTCCATCCACTATAATTCCTGCCGTGACAGATGCTGCCCTATGTGTCAGGAATTCCCGAAAGAAAAATGGGTTGACGCGCGCAGGGAGGATCTGCTGGACGCGCCATACTTCCATATGGTATTCACTGTGCCGGAAAATCTGAACCCTGTTATCTACAGCAATCAGAAACTTTTATATACAGCGCTTTACCATGCCGCGTCCGATACCCTGCGTGAACTTGCGGCTGACCCGAAATACCTTGGCGCTGACATCGGCTATATCTGCATTCTGCATACCTGGGGGAGCGCCATGAACTTCCATCCCCATATCCATGCCATTGTTCTGGGAGGCGGGCTGGATGCAGGAAATCACTGGAAAGGCAGCGGGGAGGACTTCTTCCTTCCGGTCAGGGTGGTCTCCCGGCTGTTCCGCGGAAAATATCTTGCTGAACTGAAACAGCTATGGAAAGATGGAAAACTCGAATTCCACGGTACGGCAGAGCCTTACAGGAACCATTATGCCTTACAGGAATTATTGGATACCTGTTACAAAAAAGAATGGATACCCTACTGTAAGAAGCCGTTCCATGGCGCGGAATCCGTCATCAGGTACCTTGGAAGGTACACACACCGGATTGCCATCAGCAATTATCGTATCAAATGCATGACGGATTCTATGGTCACATTTACTGCAAAAGATTATAAAAACCAGGGCCAGTGGGAGGAGATTACGGTTTCCGGTGAGGAGTTTATCCGCAGATTTCTGATGCATGTCCCGCCAAAGCGTTTTGTCCGGATACGCCACTATGGCCTGCTGTCATCCCGGAACAAGAATAAGAAGATCACCTTGTGCCGGAATCTCCTCGGCTGTAGAAAGTATATCGCAAGGCTGAAAGATCTGGATGCCCCTGCCATGATCCGGCTGCTTTACAATAAGGATATCTGCAGGTGTTCTTCCTGCGGCGGAAGGATCATTCCTTTACCGGCAGGGCAGCCTTGTACAATGCCAGAACCGCATCTTCTATGTTAAAAAAGGCAACTGAATATTTTTTAAGCTTCCTTTGGAGGCTTATTTCTGATGCCATAAACATGACACCGGACGCCGAATCTGGCTGCCATGCATCCATATGCAGTATACTTCGCTAAAAGGCTGGGGAAATTGAAAGTCCATATATAACGGCTACCCGGACGCGCCTTTGTTCAACCAGGAAAAATCGAAACTGATGCAAACGAAAGGGCAGGTATCGAAATATCAAAGCTGCTTTTTCGTTTGCACCACCTTCGATTCTTTCCTTAACGATTTGTTTCTATATATAACATATTCTCACATAACTTGCACAAGAAATACTGGACACTGCCCAACCATGACTTTTTCCATATCTGCCACTGCTTCCTTCTCCTCTTTCGGCCCTGCCCCTATCAAAATAGACCAG is a window of Enterocloster clostridioformis DNA encoding:
- a CDS encoding Na+/H+ antiporter NhaC family protein, whose product is MEPYYAGWLSLVPPVLAIALALVSKEVVSSLLVGIMAGTFIYSMGMGLNPIAGTVGTAFDLMVNSADLYIILFVCMLGGLVFVISMAGGSKAYGKWASTKIKSKQLSLLATAVLGIVIFIDDYFNCLTVGTVMKPLTDKYKVSRAKLAYIIDCTAAPVCIIAPISSWAAAVGSNLEATGYYQNGFEVFISTIPLNLYALLSIAMIFIIILTGLDYGPMVDAEAMAARGYLGSVKSENEMLAESSDRGTVVDMLLPIVFLIFFSIAAMLHTGGFFVPGGKSYMNFGNAFGSCETSKSLVWGGFGALAVALVMFVPRKLMTFREFMNGVTKGFKTMIPACCILFLAWTIGSVCRDILQTPEFVSDCLAKASFPIFLLPAIVFVIAAFLSFSTGTAWGTFSILIPIIAPVAYALAQQLLTVSLSATLAGSVFGDNCSPISDTTILSSAGTECNHIEHVTTQLPYALTVAGCCFVGYIVAGLSGSNVVLTLSVSFACLVIAIKFLHSYYGRKTAGRSGQRG
- a CDS encoding FGGY-family carbohydrate kinase produces the protein MNNKKYFMGIDTGTNSSKGVIIDQECNIIATASAEHAMTNPRPGHYEHDADEDWWGDFCRISNKLIADSGVNPEDILAVGASALGADCLPVDEECRPLRKAILYGIDSRATKEMADLTELYGEEQIKKWYGRPLCSSDVMPKILWIKNNEPEVYAKAHKFITASTFITAKLTGEYVVDRFLGLASFNPLYNSDGTPNPELCKPICRPDQLSAIKEANDIAGTVTAKAAAETGLKEGTPVSTGTDDSGAEAISIGVVAPGKMMIQFGSSIYMILGTKELVDDDRLWREEFIVPGLCDISAGTNAAGSLTKWYRDNLFPDAVAAEKSGGPDAYQTMMEGVDQIAPGSDGLITLPYFAGERTPINDPLACGCLLGLTLAHTRAHLYRSALESVAYSVNQQIRIMEAHDNADIDQIFAVGGGVQNPQWMQIVADVTGKEINTPLVTIGASFGDAMMAATAVKYPEFEDFAALTKFIKPGCTFHPNPEAHEQYKAFQEVYDKLYPTTAELMHALAKQ
- a CDS encoding helix-turn-helix domain-containing protein, translating into MVVEEYLHGSGSLVDLCIKYHISSDSILRRWISLYNAYRKLMDYNPKREVYMAEARRKTSILL
- a CDS encoding helix-turn-helix domain-containing protein is translated as MYSWVKKYDATGEDGLTDKRGRHKTEDEVDELERLRRENLRLKRQLEEKDMVVELLKKVKEFEGM
- a CDS encoding IS66 family transposase; this translates as MTYLEDGRCSLSNNMSGNSIRSVVAGRKNWIFSDTMDGAEASMGIYTIAEMAKLHGLDPYKYMKYILEQRPTYKTSWGD
- a CDS encoding IS3 family transposase codes for the protein MVSQLCSALKFPRSTYYKALVCVPSNRQKEYKEFGRKVKQVYDDSRQRYGAVKICRTLNDNGTPYSVKRVQRHMAKQGLRSVVVKKITTMQTTEPSQMIK
- a CDS encoding transposase gives rise to the protein MAKNQKSYIPEFKQQIVDLYNAGGTSYPQLEREYGVNRSTLSNWLKQLSPIKVSEEETVTLKEYKALQKEIQRLKIENEILKKRPPYSQKNNNRNCDFYPEPSKPLHGIPALQCPEIPKEYLLQSSGLCTLKPAEGI
- a CDS encoding desulfoferrodoxin family protein; the encoded protein is MVTVGSAEHPMLTEHYIEWVLQTKRGNQ
- a CDS encoding tyrosine-type recombinase/integrase — encoded protein: MYDDIFESIRYEAEKRNLRESTINLYCANVNYFLRCIGKTASELTLDDAESFLSAKRLEGRSPETHNHYRSAIKFFYKKVLWILWDDDIVPAMKRERNLPAVLSRNEINAIIEATQNLKHKAIIATMYSSGLRVSEAVHLHYDDISRTNMTIHVRETKGRIDRYTILSRKNLDLLTEYWYKCGRPRGILFPSSWTGGYLDITSVNQFFKKSARLAGITRRVSSHACRHSFASHLFESGTDIKYIQSLLGHVDPRSTDVYLHVSNKTLLGIRSPFDGPQGGEE
- a CDS encoding IS91 family transposase, which produces MNTDCTIQDVFNRFYPSYASSHDVSPAQRKAAYHIMNCKTGAFGVNVSVCEDCGCISIHYNSCRDRCCPMCQEFPKEKWVDARREDLLDAPYFHMVFTVPENLNPVIYSNQKLLYTALYHAASDTLRELAADPKYLGADIGYICILHTWGSAMNFHPHIHAIVLGGGLDAGNHWKGSGEDFFLPVRVVSRLFRGKYLAELKQLWKDGKLEFHGTAEPYRNHYALQELLDTCYKKEWIPYCKKPFHGAESVIRYLGRYTHRIAISNYRIKCMTDSMVTFTAKDYKNQGQWEEITVSGEEFIRRFLMHVPPKRFVRIRHYGLLSSRNKNKKITLCRNLLGCRKYIARLKDLDAPAMIRLLYNKDICRCSSCGGRIIPLPAGQPCTMPEPHLLC